The proteins below come from a single Drosophila kikkawai strain 14028-0561.14 chromosome 3R, DkikHiC1v2, whole genome shotgun sequence genomic window:
- the pyd gene encoding uncharacterized protein pyd isoform X4 — protein MQRRRYREKENDRNRRAVSYGGDIASSPQSATMPRAAPRRVALMKEPPPPPPPKPQLTSKSSADSMSCLASKYPQSEYNLIQKIDSNSTLTAPAQYQPQNFYANTGTISSTNGYGSLLCHTSSTASPLAVRKRDKLLHRFSDAATLGRKLKKKKNTNRTCRSMTEAIEMLADPVIEDEFFGDRTTWEYHTVAVTRVPGYGFGIAVSGGRDNPHFANGDPSIAVSDVLKGGPAEDRLQVNDRIISVNGVSLENVEYATAVQVLRDSGNTVQLVVKRRVPLNPVNPAAVQHQHSHSLSSVGLVANGSGGVAPPPTMSSLSQPNSLNSSLVQNASGGQPIKVTLTKGGKKDDYGVVLGCRLFVKEISSKAREQLNANGYSLQEGDIITRIHNTNCGDTMSLKEAKKIIDGCKERLNLVVLRDITNQATVSQLNLNNSAISHQPSGNIYASHQAQVSGCSSGNNNLEDPYLPGGASYSSQNLYVQPPTRTSNGPSMNGNGLNDEKSNLTPRGRSRGPLIDGVSLQQLDRPVTPTRGRSGGADEPPRPPPPRGSSGGAAQEDFYSSRRQLYEERQSAEPRFISFQKEGSVGIRLTGGNEAGIFVTAVQPGSPASLQGLMPGDKILKVNDMDMNGVTREEAVLFLLSLQDRIDLIVQYCKEEYDEVVTNQRGDSFHIKTHFHCDNPSKGEMAFKAGDVFRVIDTLHNGVVGSWQVLKIGRGHQEMQRGVIPNKSRAEELATAQFNATKKEMNANESRGNFFRRRRSTHRRSKSLSRENWDDVVFSDSISKFPAYERVVLRHPGFVRPVVLFGPVSDLARERLAKDFPDKFSTPLQDDDKSAGSSGKCRIVRLSNIRDVMDRGKHALLDITPNAVDRLNYAQFYPVVIFLKTDSKHVIKQLRHGLPKAAHKSSKKLLEQCQKLERVWSHIFSTQIGLSDEESWYRKLRDSIDLQQSGAVWMSESKPVESLSDDFLFPMTTSRLSYASSPESDLELSPGPSASLSLGNLPQLVKASSDPSIATNQDNLDRDRDIIGEGLPPPYTVPYDHGVPANPNRRQTMDSSKYSIYGTNVPPQQQQQQPSGVADTSVVRPQSLYGINAPDLPPRIDRQSKPGDLPLNTSGSSSRNGTLGRSAQERLFGKAVIQDDVQAEYITRNALVGAGGAETMERQQQQQQTHASLERQARLNAQLKANGGGGGGASTYDSVSSYDSYNNTQMAMQNLGRLGPNAPDDLKSVPNASGRPLPPVGQGHDYGRTPHDHRSFGGPNDLNRQSSPGRPHYHEMNASRNIDPRNGNPQRPSNLGLESSPRKPLVETKTDYGKYSRNNSVSQADYSKLPKTAPHGVVPPPNVTNGQGQMNGSGTPSSNGSGPFKPVPPPKPKNYRPPVQSGGSSGSGGTTPWENGDSGSPRSPNGFYYPPTPSHHHYGQQATPGSPSNGHMQQTPQQQQPTYGGSNGNYGQAPPPQPYPPANGYNGNSHHYNGGSGTGPYIAPHRGMPPPIGNLPPHTPERHALDLAGSREQRGSAFELYRKPQIGAAAGHHHNMSEMEPYDERYNDYYAMPPPSNHPASQGHPMHRSRSAPRYPHERPPASQDPNYYGHYGTARGHSQPRQQYAAQEYHQYYDEHGMEVAPPPLPPHKKKKSVLKSPLAALKNALMKSTRPLRRMNSMVEPERKPKGLRRQQSMLERGVQRPYYPDEYPTYPAGFEERSHGMMPPHPQDVYYQRGGGGGGHYPPHQQEMMNSTYQNLEGEDIYGNIGNTVPRMPHPQDNGYGYDQYDLYANRACIDLERRQAEAAAAAAAGGGRNGRRIVRRHSTTTTDRGGSQGGPPKRPMVSPGYEHDPQEIYQTRNGAYMLPDQRRAPNSEVMTRRRFYPGAANEQTEEEPLYQSRREMQREMQRNHLYQSKREMQERISQGKRDMEREFSPQSSSSQSEASNPEAIYQSRREAKERAQLRDQIYQTRREALDSMAEPIYVSKRDMGRPAPIYESREESILQSRENETDEKKEKEGKTEQVQVEINAQPEEQVEDSTLSRSDLQKSSDTVIENPARAPLVQDEVDEEEPEDPAESSAEQTEQATAIENNEHNEGMLQSSETQNVSNDDVFEAADQVPPLAPPPAPVQPPTPRSGRAPFHISNILKRTAPPPSSPIGDSCTSIETQYTSQASLPVGPPNATSTPFSSSMSLPIAGPVNQNAPPANGPFPALPREPSTSRGVFDSNGGTLADKMWNVSLQIPPGAIPAGVRQEIYFTVSDPRMGQAVGGPPLDMENGETMLSPLVMCGPQGLEFLVPVTLNIPHCAGRTASLGLALKATDSEKNLHTEWDNIDLPSNAAAHTVSVKVDHF, from the exons GGTGATCGCACCACCTGGGAGTACCACACAGTGGCTGTGACCCGGGTTCCGGGATATGGCTTCGGCATTGCCGTTTCCGGTGGACGTGATAATCCGCACTTCGCCAACGGTGATCCCTCGATAGCAGTCAGTGATGTGCTGAAAGGTGGCCCCGCCGAGGATCGATTGCA AGTCAACGATCGTATAATATCGGTGAACGGGGTCTCGCTGGAGAACGTGGAGTATGCGACTGCGGTGCAGGTGTTGCGGGACAGCGGCAACACCGTTCAACTGGTGGTCAAACGACGCGTGCCCCTCAACCCCGTCAATCCAGCTGCTGTGCAGCACCAGCACTCGCACAGCCTGAGCTCTGTGGGTCTGGTGGCCAACGGCAGTGGTGGAGTTGCTCCGCCGCCGACCATGTCGAGCCTGAGCCAGCCCAACTCCTTGAACTCGTCGCTGGTACAGAACGCCAGCGGGGGCCAGCCCATCAAGGTCACGCTGACGAAGGGCGGCAAGAAGGACGACTATGGAGTGGTCCTCGGCTGCCGGTTGTTTGTCAAGGAGATCTCTTCGAAGGCCCGCGAGCAGCTGAATGCCAATGGGTATAGTCTCCAGGAGGGCGATATTATCACCCGCATCCACAACACCAACTGCGGGGACACGATGAGTCTCAAGGAGGCCAAGAAGATCATCGATGGCTGCAAGGAGCGCCTGAACCTGGTGGTCCTACGGGACATCACCAACCAGGCGACCGTCAGCCAGCTGAATCTGAACAATTCGGCCATTAGCCATCAGCCGTCGGGTAACATTTATGCCAGCCATCAGGCCCAGGTCTCTGgatgcagcagcggcaacaataaCCTGGAGGATCCGTACCTGCCCGGCGGAGCAAGCTACTCCTCACAGAATCTGTATGTTCAGCCCCCCACACGAACCTCCAATGGTCCAAGCATGAATGGCAATGGCCTCAACGACGAGAAGAGCAATCTTACGCCTCGCGGTCGCTCCCGCGGACCCCTAATCGACGGAGTgtcgctgcagcagctggacaGACCCGTAACACCAACGCGCGGCAGAAGCGGAGGCGCTGATGAGCCCCCACGCCCACCGCCACCAAGGGGCTCCAGTGGCGGAGCCGCCCAGGAGGACTTCTACAGCTCCCGCAGGCAGCTATACGAAGAACGGCAGAGTGCCGAGCCAAGATTCATCTCCTTCCAGAAGGAGGGAAGCGTGGGCATCCGCCTGACCGGCGGCAATGAGGCCGGTATCTTTGTGACCGCTGTGCAGCCGGGATCTCCGGCATCGCTGCAGGGCCTGATGCCCGGCGACAAGATCCTCAAGGTCAACGACATGGACATGAACGGGGTGACGCGCGAGGAGGCCGTGCTGTTCCTGCTCAGCCTGCAGGATCGCATCGACCTGATTGTGCAGTACTGCAAGGAAGAATACGACGAGGTGGTGACCAACCAGCGCGGCGACTCCTTCCACATCAAGACCCACTTCCACTGCGACAATCCCTCCAAGGGCGAGATGGCCTTCAAGGCGGGCGACGTATTCCGCGTGATCGACACCCTGCACAACGGTGTCGTGGGATCGTGGCAGGTGCTCAAAATCGGACGGGGACACCAGGAGATGCAGCGAGGCGTGATACCGAACAAGTCGAGGGCCGAGGAGCTGGCCACCGCCCAGTTCAATGCCACCAAAAAGGAGATGAATGCGAACGAATCGAGGGGAAACTTCTTCCGGCGACGACG CTCCACGCACCGCCGCTCGAAGAGCCTTTCCCGCGAGAACTGGGACGACGTCGTCTTCTCCGACAGCATTTCCAAATTTCCCGCCTACGAGCGTGTCGTTCTGCGTCATCCCGGCTTCGTGCGACCCGTCGTTCTCTTCGGACCCGTTTCCGACTTGGCTCGTGAGCGTCTGGCCAAGGATTTCCCCGACAAGTTCTCTACTCCTCTGCAAGATGACGACAAATCCGCTGGAAGTAGTGGCAAGTGCCGAATTGTTCGCCTATCGAACATCCGGGATGTGATGGATCGCGGCAAGCACGCCCTGCTGGACATCACGCCCAATGCGGTGGACCGCCTCAACTACGCCCAGTTCTATCCGGTGGTGATCTTCCTGAAGACGGACAGCAAGCACGTGATTAAGCAGCTGCGCCATGGCCTTCCGAAGGCGGCCCACAAGAGCTCCAAGAAGCTGCTGGAGCAGTGCCAGAAGCTGGAGCGCGTCTGGTCGCACATCTTCAGCACTCAGATCGGGCTGAGCGACGAGGAGTCCTGGTATCGAAAGTTGCGCGATTCGATTGATCTGCAGCAGAGCGGCGCCGTCTGGATGTCCGAGTCTAAG CCCGTAGAATCCCTCTCCGACGATTTCCTATTCCCCATGACCACCTCCCGACTCTCGTATGCATCAAGTCCCGAATCCGATTTGGAACTGAGTCCCGGCCCATCCGCATCATTGTCGCTTGGCAATTTGCCGCAGTTGGTTAAAGCGAGCTCAGATCCATCGATTGCCACTAATCAGGATAACTTGGATAGGGATAGAGACATAATTGGTGAAGGACTACCACCTCCATATACG GTACCCTACGACCATGGTGTCCCCGCGAATCCCAATCGCCGCCAGACCATGGACTCCAGCAAGTACAGCATCTACGGCACCAATGTGccaccgcagcagcaacagcagcagccatctGGAGTAGCAGATACCTCTGTGGTCCGGCCACAATCTCTGTACGGTATCAATGCTCCAGATCTACCTCCACGCATCGATCGTCAGTCTAAGCCGGGGGATCTGCCCCTGAACACCTCAGGATCCTCGTCGCGAAACGGAACTCTGGGTCGCAGTGCACAGGAGCGTCTCTTTGGCAAGGCCGTGATCCAGGACGACGTCCAGGCGGAGTACATCACCCGAAATGCTTTGGTCGGGGCTGGTGGAGCTGAGACCATGGaacgccagcagcagcagcagcaaactcACGCATCCTTGGAGCGTCAGGCACGCCTGAATGCTCAGCTTAAGgccaacggcggcggcggaggaggtgcTTCCACCTACGACAGCGTGTCCAGCTACGACTCGTACAACAACACCCAGATGGCCATGCAGAACCTGGGCCGGCTGGGTCCCAATGCGCCCGACGATCTCAAATCAGTGCCAAATGCAAG TGGTCGACCCTTGCCGCCGGTGGGCCAAGGCCATGACTATGGCCGTACGCCGCACGATCATCGCAGCTTCGGCGGTCCCAACGATCTGAACCGCCAGAGCAGTCCAGGACGACCACATTACCATGAAATGAATGCGTCCCGTAATATCG ATCCACGCAATGGCAACCCGCAGCGCCCTTCGAATTTGGGCCTGGAAAGCAGTCCGCGCAAGCCTTTGGTGGAAACCAAAACGGATTACGGCAAATACAG TCGCAACAACTCCGTGTCGCAAGCGGACTACAGCAAGCTGCCGAAGACGGCGCCACACGGTGTGGTTCCGCCACCGAACGTGACCAATGGCCAGGGCCAGATGAATGGCAGCGGGACGCCCAGCAGCAATGGCAGCGGTCCCTTCAAGCCGGTGCCGCCGCCAAAGCCTAAGAATTACAGACCCCCGGTCCAGAGTGgtggcagcagtggcagcggaGGTACAACTCCCTGGGAGAATGGG GACTCTGGTTCGCCACGCTCCCCCAATGGGTTCTACTATCCGCCAACGCCCTCCCATCACCACTATGGCCAGCAGGCGACTCCCGGATCGCCCAGCAACGGGCACATGCAGCAAAcgccgcaacagcagcagcccacCTATGGCGGATCCAATGGAAACTATGGACAGGCACCACCTCCGCAGCCTTATCCGCCGGCAAATGGTTACAACGGCAACAGTCACCACTACAATGGAGGCAGTGGGACGGGCCCCTACATTGCACCACATCGCGGCATGCCACCGCCAATAG GAAACCTACCGCCCCACACACCCGAACGCCATGCCTTGGATCTGGCCGGAAGTCGGGAGCAGCGTGGCTCGGCCTTCGAGCTGTATCGTAAACCGCAAATCGGAGCTGCCGCTGGGCACCATCACAATATGAG CGAGATGGAGCCGTACGATGAGCGTTACAACGATTATTACGCCATGCCACCGCCCTCCAATCACCCTGCTTCCCAAGGACACCCCATGCACCGATCCCGCTCGGCACCGCGTTATCCCCACGAGCGGCCACCTGCCTCCCAAGATCCCAATTATTACGGGCACTATGGCACCGCCAGAGGTCATAGCCAGCCCCGCCAGCAATATGCTGCCCAGGAATACCATCAGTATTACGATGAGCATGGCATGGAGGTGGCACCACCGCCACTGCCGCCgcacaagaagaagaaatcgGTGCTGAAGAGCCCTCTGGCCGCCCTCAAGAATGCCTTGATGAAGAGCACTCGGCCTTTGAGGCGGATGAACAGTATGGTGGAGCCGGAGCGGAAGCCCAAGGGACTGCGACGCCAGCAATCGATGCTGGAGCGCGGAGTCCAGAGGCCCTACTACCCGGACGAGTATCCCACCTATCCTGCTGGCTTTGAGGAGCGTTCGCATGGCATGATGCCGCCACATCCGCAGGATGTTTACTACCAgcgaggcggcggcggcggtggtcaCTATCCGCCGCACCAGCAGGAGATGATGAACAGCACCTACCAGAACCTGGAGGGTGAGGATATCTACGGAAATATAGGCAACACCGTGCCGCGAATGCCGCATCCTCAGGACAATGGCTATGGCTACGATCAGTACGATCTTTACGCGAACCGAGCCTGCATCGATCTCGAGCGACGGCAGGCGgaggcagctgcagcagcggctgcTGGGGGCGGTCGGAACGGAAGAAGGATTGTGCGCCGCCACAGCACCACCACAACGGATCGGGGAGGAAGCCAAGGAGGACCGCCTAAAAGACCCATGGTCAGTCCTGGCTACGAGCACGATCCCCAGGAGATCTACCAGACGCGCAACGGAGCCTACATGCTGCCCGACCAGCGCAGGGCGCCCAATTCCGAGGTGATGACCCGCCGGCGATTCTATCCGGGAGCCGCCAATGAGCAGACGGAGGAGGAACCGCTCTACCAATCCCGCCGCGAAATGCAGCGGGAGATGCAGAGAAACCACCTCTACCAGTCGAAGCGTGAAATGCAGGAGAGGATCAGCCAGGGCAAGCGCGACATGGAGAGGGAGTTCAGCccgcagagcagcagcagccagtcGGAGGCCTCCAATCCGGAGGCCATCTACCAGAGCCGAAGGGAGGCCAAGGAGAGAGCCCAGCTAAGGGATCAGATATACCAGACGAGGCGGGAAGCTCTGGACAGTATGGCGGAGCCGATATACGTGTCCAAGCGGGATATGGGCCGACCGGCGCCCATCTACGAGTCCCGTGAGGAGAGTATCCTTCAGTCCCGCGAAAACGAAACCGACGAGAAGAAGGAAAAAGAGGGCAAGACCGAGCAGGTTCAGGTGGAGATCAATGCCCAGCCGGAGGAGCAGGTCGAAGATTCAACGCTCAGTCGCTCAGATCTGCAGAAGTCTTCGGATACGGTCATTGAGAATCCGGCGAGGGCTCCTTTAGTTCAAGACGAGGTGGATGAAGAGGAACCGGAGGACCCAGCCGAGAGCTCAGCGGAGCAAACGGAGCAGGCCACGGCCATTGAGAACAATGAGCACAACGAGGGAATGCTGCAGTCCAGTGAAACGCAGAATGTGTCTAATGACGATGTCTTTGAGGCAGCAGATCAGGTTCCTCCACTGGCCCCACCGCCAGCTCCTGTCCAGCCACCAACCCCTCGTTCCGGCAGAGCACCCTTCCACATTTCGAATATCCTGAAGCGAACGGCTCCGCCTCCCAGTTCCCCCATCGGCGACAGTTGCACCTCCATCGAAACGCAATATACTTCGCAGGCCAGCCTGCCCGTGGGTCCTCCTAATGCCACCAGCACACcgttcagcagcagcatgtcCCTGCCCATCGCCGGACCCGTGAACCAGAATGCTCCCCCGGCCAATGGGCCCTTCCCCGCGTTGCCCCGTGAGCCCAGCACCTCGCGCGGAGTCTTTGACTCGAACGGCGGCACGCTGGCGGACAAGATGTGGAACGTTTCCCTGCAAATTCCACCCGGCGCCATTCCGGCCGGAGTGCGGCAGGAGATCTACTTCACCGTCAGCGATCCGCGAATGGGACAGGCGGTCGGGGGTCCCCCGCTGGACATGGAAAATG GTGAGACAATGCTATCACCGCTAGTGATGTGCGGGCCGCAGGGCCTTGAGTTCCTGGTGCCGGTTACCCTAAACATACCCCACTGCGCCGGACGGACTGCGTCGCTGGGACTGGCCCTCAAGGCCACCGACAGCGAGAAGAATCTGCACACCGAGTGGGACAACATTGATCTGCCCAGCAATGCGGCCGCCCACACAGTCTCCGTGAAGGTGGACCACTTCTAA